In a single window of the Blattabacterium cuenoti genome:
- the hisF gene encoding imidazole glycerol phosphate synthase subunit HisF, which translates to MLAKRIIPCLDIKNGRTVKGVNFKYLKDAGDPIQLVCWYTKQGADELIFLDITATNEKRKTLISLVKDISRHINIPFTVGGGIREEKDVELLLNAGADKISINTAAFKNPNLLESFSKRFGSQCIVLAIDTKYEENEWWVYLNGGRISTHTKTLDWAKEGTNRGAGEILLTSMNHDGTKNGFALDITKKISENISTPVIASGGAGKLEDFYKIFEKGKADAALAASIFHYREIEIPKLKYYLNHLHIPVRTKLQ; encoded by the coding sequence ATGTTAGCTAAACGTATTATACCTTGTTTAGATATTAAAAATGGAAGAACAGTAAAAGGGGTAAATTTTAAATATTTAAAAGATGCTGGAGATCCAATACAATTAGTTTGTTGGTATACAAAACAAGGAGCAGATGAATTAATATTTTTAGATATTACAGCCACAAATGAAAAACGCAAAACATTAATTAGCTTAGTAAAAGATATTTCCCGTCATATTAATATTCCTTTTACAGTTGGTGGAGGGATTAGAGAAGAAAAAGACGTAGAACTCTTATTAAATGCGGGAGCAGATAAAATATCGATCAATACTGCAGCTTTTAAAAATCCGAATCTTTTAGAAAGTTTTTCTAAAAGGTTCGGAAGTCAATGTATTGTCTTGGCTATTGATACTAAATATGAAGAAAATGAATGGTGGGTATATTTAAATGGAGGAAGAATTTCTACTCATACTAAAACCTTAGATTGGGCTAAGGAAGGAACTAATAGAGGTGCAGGAGAAATATTATTAACTTCCATGAATCATGATGGAACAAAAAATGGATTTGCATTAGATATTACTAAAAAAATATCTGAAAATATTTCTACTCCGGTTATTGCTTCAGGTGGAGCTGGAAAATTAGAAGATTTTTATAAAATATTTGAAAAAGGAAAAGCTGATGCGGCTTTAGCTGCTAGTATATTCCATTATAGAGAAATAGAAATACCCAAATTGAAATATTATTTAAATCATCTTCACATTCCTGTAAGAACTAAATTACAATAA
- the hisH gene encoding imidazole glycerol phosphate synthase subunit HisH, translated as MKTIIIKYPAGNVQSVLFSLERIGVQATVTDSKESIQNAEKIILPGVGEANCAMKYLKERKLDLLLSKVEQPVLGICLGMQLLCKYSEESNTTCIGIFDLLVNKFKPNNKNDKIPQVGWNTIHKLKGPLFEKIPDGSYQYFVHSYYVPLGKYTTAKTEYIVTYSAALQKKNFYAVQFHPEKSSYVGHKILENFIRL; from the coding sequence ATGAAAACGATTATCATAAAATATCCTGCAGGAAATGTACAATCGGTTCTTTTTTCTTTAGAAAGAATAGGAGTACAAGCAACTGTAACAGATTCAAAAGAATCTATTCAAAATGCAGAAAAAATTATTTTGCCTGGCGTTGGAGAAGCTAATTGTGCCATGAAATATTTAAAAGAAAGAAAATTAGATTTACTTTTATCAAAAGTAGAACAACCTGTCTTGGGAATATGTTTAGGGATGCAATTACTTTGCAAGTATTCAGAAGAAAGTAACACCACATGCATAGGCATATTTGATTTGTTAGTTAATAAATTTAAACCTAACAATAAAAATGATAAAATCCCTCAAGTAGGTTGGAATACAATTCACAAATTGAAAGGACCTTTATTTGAAAAAATTCCAGATGGAAGTTATCAATATTTTGTTCACAGTTATTATGTTCCTTTAGGAAAATACACTACAGCAAAAACAGAATATATAGTTACTTATAGTGCTGCATTACAAAAAAAAAATTTTTATGCTGTACAATTTCATCCAGAAAAATCTTCTTATGTAGGGCATAAAATATTAGAAAATTTTATTCGATTATAA
- the hisD gene encoding histidinol dehydrogenase, with translation MIQVYINPTYKTWESISNRTYQDISYLKNLVESIINNVKTYGDVALKAYTRKYDYADIKCIQVTEEDLNKAYMQISNRLKKSIEVAYQNIKYFHTKQMHDELPIEISTGICCWRKTIPIEKIGFYIPGGSAPLLSTVLMLGIPGKLSGCKNIILCSPPNKNGEIHPSILYTAKYVGITRIYKVGGAQAIAAMAYGTESIPSVYKIFGPGNSYVTMAKQIVSQRGRISIDMPAGPSEVAIMADDTANPKYVAADLLSQSEHDPNSYILLVTPNDQSWIEEVKKELKKQFLDIYNKQDIIEKSLKKSKIIVLSSLEECLTLINKVAPEHLIINCKNASYWGDKVINAGSVFLGNYSPVSAGDYASGTNHVLPTYGYAKSYSGVSIDSFVKKITFQKISKKGLKNLSECVNVLSSEEGLLAHKKSINIRLENEF, from the coding sequence ATGATTCAAGTATATATTAATCCCACATACAAAACATGGGAATCCATATCAAATAGAACCTATCAAGATATTTCTTATTTAAAAAATTTAGTGGAATCTATTATTAATAATGTTAAAACTTATGGAGATGTAGCTTTAAAAGCTTACACAAGAAAATATGATTATGCAGATATAAAATGTATTCAAGTAACAGAAGAAGATTTGAATAAAGCCTATATGCAAATTTCAAATCGTTTAAAAAAATCTATTGAAGTTGCATATCAGAATATAAAATATTTTCATACAAAACAAATGCATGATGAACTTCCAATAGAAATTTCAACAGGAATTTGTTGTTGGAGAAAAACTATTCCAATTGAAAAAATTGGTTTTTATATTCCAGGTGGATCTGCACCTTTATTATCCACTGTATTAATGTTAGGAATTCCTGGAAAATTATCGGGATGTAAAAACATTATATTATGTAGTCCTCCAAATAAAAATGGAGAAATTCATCCGTCAATTCTATATACGGCAAAATATGTAGGAATTACACGTATATATAAAGTAGGAGGAGCTCAAGCTATTGCAGCTATGGCTTATGGAACAGAAAGTATTCCTTCTGTATATAAAATATTTGGACCAGGAAATTCTTATGTCACCATGGCTAAACAAATTGTATCTCAAAGAGGAAGAATATCTATAGATATGCCAGCTGGCCCTTCGGAAGTAGCAATTATGGCTGATGATACAGCTAATCCAAAATATGTTGCTGCTGATTTATTATCTCAATCAGAACATGATCCAAATAGCTATATTCTTTTGGTCACACCCAATGATCAATCTTGGATAGAAGAAGTTAAAAAAGAATTAAAAAAACAATTCTTAGATATTTATAATAAGCAAGATATTATTGAAAAATCTTTGAAAAAAAGCAAAATTATTGTTCTTTCTTCTTTAGAAGAATGTTTAACTTTAATAAATAAAGTAGCTCCAGAACATTTGATTATCAATTGTAAAAATGCTTCTTATTGGGGGGATAAAGTCATAAACGCTGGATCTGTATTTTTAGGAAATTACTCTCCGGTTAGTGCTGGAGATTATGCTTCTGGAACTAATCATGTACTTCCTACATATGGTTATGCAAAATCTTATAGTGGAGTATCTATAGATAGTTTTGTAAAAAAAATAACTTTTCAAAAAATATCCAAAAAAGGACTGAAAAATTTATCGGAATGTGTTAACGTTTTATCTTCTGAAGAAGGATTATTGGCACATAAAAAATCTATTAATATTCGGTTAGAAAATGAATTTTAA
- the hisA gene encoding 1-(5-phosphoribosyl)-5-[(5-phosphoribosylamino)methylideneamino]imidazole-4-carboxamide isomerase: MDIIVAIDLIDGKCVRLIQGDFKRKKIYNKDPLEIAFLLENNGISRLHLVDLDGAKKGKVVHWKILEKIAKSTHLIIDFGGGIHSEEDIRTVFENGGHMATVGSIAVQKPFVLKKWIYTYGGDKILLGVDVKNNKIATNGWTKFIDFPFFDFLQEKSNHGIKKIFCTDISKDGVLLGPSFLLYKKIIKKFPNIEFIASGGISNMDDIDQLYNLGCSGVIIGKAIYENKISLSDLKDWSEKKRNKRNNKN, encoded by the coding sequence ATGGATATTATAGTAGCTATAGATTTAATTGACGGAAAATGTGTTCGATTAATACAAGGTGATTTTAAAAGGAAAAAAATTTATAATAAAGATCCATTAGAAATAGCTTTTTTATTAGAAAATAATGGTATATCTAGACTTCATTTAGTAGATTTAGATGGAGCAAAAAAAGGAAAAGTAGTTCATTGGAAAATTTTAGAAAAAATAGCAAAATCTACACATTTAATTATAGATTTTGGAGGAGGTATTCATTCTGAAGAGGATATACGTACTGTGTTTGAAAACGGAGGACATATGGCTACTGTTGGGAGTATTGCTGTTCAAAAACCATTTGTTTTAAAAAAATGGATTTATACTTATGGAGGAGATAAAATATTATTAGGTGTTGATGTTAAAAACAATAAAATAGCAACTAATGGATGGACAAAATTTATTGATTTTCCATTTTTTGATTTTTTACAAGAAAAAAGTAATCATGGAATAAAAAAAATTTTTTGTACAGATATCTCTAAAGATGGAGTCCTATTAGGACCTTCTTTTCTTTTGTATAAAAAAATTATCAAAAAATTTCCAAATATTGAATTCATAGCAAGTGGAGGGATTAGTAATATGGATGATATAGATCAATTATATAATTTGGGTTGTAGTGGAGTTATTATTGGAAAAGCTATATATGAAAATAAGATCTCATTATCTGATCTTAAAGATTGGAGTGAAAAAAAAAGAAATAAAAGGAATAATAAAAATTAA
- the hisB gene encoding bifunctional histidinol-phosphatase/imidazoleglycerol-phosphate dehydratase HisB, whose product MKKILFIDRDGTIIRENPPTYQIDSIDKINFYPKVIFFLSKIVQELNYDLVMITNQDGLGTDQFPDKVFWPIHNHILNVLKTEGINFSSVYIDKTFPEEKSPNRKPGIGMLKNYLKSDSYNISKSFVIGDRLTDILLAKNLGCKSIWIKDSHHYKNFTEEEKNYYSNIDEKDLRKTISLKTNSWEKIYEYLSSITTKKLVYQRTTLETNVKIAIFLYGKGRAHIQTGLGFFDHLLQQIAFHSSIDLNIQTKGDLDIDDHHTIEDTGITLGEIFNQALENKSGIERYGFYSLPMDDSLATIALDLGGRSQLFWKVKFCREEIGKISTEMFSHFFKSFSLSAKCNLHIHAIGKNDHHKIESIFKCFGRAIKMAIQKNFSTKIPSTKGIL is encoded by the coding sequence ATGAAAAAAATATTGTTCATTGATAGGGATGGGACTATTATACGAGAAAACCCTCCTACTTATCAAATTGATTCTATTGATAAAATCAATTTTTATCCAAAAGTGATATTTTTCTTATCAAAAATAGTACAAGAACTAAATTATGATTTAGTTATGATAACTAATCAAGATGGTTTAGGAACAGATCAATTTCCTGATAAAGTTTTTTGGCCCATACACAATCATATCTTAAATGTTTTAAAAACTGAGGGTATTAATTTTTCTTCTGTTTATATAGATAAAACTTTTCCAGAAGAAAAGTCTCCTAACAGAAAACCTGGGATAGGCATGCTAAAAAATTATTTGAAATCAGATTCTTACAATATTTCAAAATCTTTTGTAATTGGAGATAGATTAACAGATATTTTATTAGCTAAAAATTTAGGATGCAAATCCATATGGATAAAAGATAGTCATCATTATAAAAATTTCACAGAAGAAGAAAAAAATTACTATTCTAATATAGATGAAAAAGATCTGAGAAAAACAATATCTTTAAAAACTAACAGTTGGGAAAAAATTTATGAATATCTGTCATCAATTACAACTAAAAAATTAGTTTATCAACGAACTACATTAGAAACAAATGTTAAAATTGCTATTTTTCTTTATGGAAAAGGAAGAGCTCATATTCAAACAGGACTTGGATTTTTTGACCATCTTCTACAACAAATAGCATTTCATAGCTCTATAGATTTAAATATTCAAACAAAAGGAGATCTTGATATAGATGATCACCATACTATAGAAGATACTGGGATTACTTTAGGAGAAATTTTTAACCAAGCTTTAGAAAATAAAAGTGGGATAGAACGTTATGGATTTTATTCTCTTCCTATGGATGATAGTTTAGCTACAATTGCATTAGATCTTGGAGGAAGAAGTCAATTATTTTGGAAAGTTAAATTCTGTAGAGAAGAAATAGGTAAAATTTCCACTGAAATGTTTTCCCATTTTTTCAAATCCTTTTCTTTATCTGCTAAATGTAATTTACATATTCATGCTATAGGAAAAAATGATCATCATAAAATAGAATCAATTTTTAAATGTTTTGGAAGAGCTATTAAAATGGCAATACAAAAAAACTTTTCTACTAAAATACCTAGTACTAAAGGTATATTGTAA
- the hisG gene encoding ATP phosphoribosyltransferase, with product MDKLKIAIQKSGRLYDDSIKLLKDCSIEVNIGIDKLKTTALNFPLEILFLRDDDIPQYLEDGVADIGIVGKNVLLEKRKRIRIKESLGFGKCRLSIAVPKSLIYNNINDLDGKRIATSYPFLVREFFEKRYINAEIHEISGAVEIAPGIGLADCICDLVSSGSTLFMNGLKEVETVLQSEAVLASHLYLGSSQNIIMEKLLFRIRAVKKAKNNKYILLNVPNEKLEKIISYLPGIKSPVILPLANSECSSVHSVVNENDFWGIIENLKALGAQDILVLPIEKIIL from the coding sequence ATGGATAAACTTAAAATAGCGATTCAAAAATCGGGACGTCTTTATGACGATTCTATTAAATTATTAAAAGATTGTAGCATTGAAGTTAATATTGGAATAGATAAATTAAAAACAACGGCTCTTAATTTTCCCCTAGAGATCCTTTTTCTTAGAGATGATGATATTCCTCAATATTTAGAAGACGGAGTAGCTGATATAGGAATTGTGGGTAAAAATGTTCTTTTAGAAAAAAGGAAAAGGATAAGAATCAAAGAAAGTTTGGGATTTGGAAAATGTAGACTTTCTATAGCAGTTCCTAAATCTTTGATTTACAATAATATTAATGATTTAGACGGAAAACGTATTGCTACGAGTTATCCTTTTTTAGTTAGAGAATTTTTTGAAAAAAGATATATCAATGCAGAAATTCACGAAATATCTGGAGCAGTTGAAATTGCACCTGGAATAGGTTTAGCCGATTGTATTTGTGATTTAGTAAGTAGCGGGTCTACACTTTTTATGAACGGATTAAAAGAAGTAGAAACAGTTCTTCAATCTGAAGCTGTATTAGCTTCACACTTATATTTAGGCTCTTCACAAAACATTATAATGGAAAAATTATTATTTCGAATTAGAGCCGTTAAAAAAGCTAAAAATAATAAATATATTCTATTAAATGTTCCAAATGAAAAACTAGAAAAAATAATATCTTATCTTCCAGGAATTAAAAGTCCAGTTATTCTTCCTTTAGCAAATTCAGAATGTAGTTCTGTACATTCTGTAGTCAATGAAAATGATTTTTGGGGGATAATAGAGAATTTAAAAGCTCTTGGAGCTCAAGATATATTAGTATTACCTATAGAAAAAATTATACTCTAA
- a CDS encoding exodeoxyribonuclease III has translation MKIISYNINGIRSGINKGLFNWIKKNKPDILCLQEIKAFPEQINTSIFDSLGYNHYWYPSKRKGYSGVGILCKEKPIHVEYGIGLNSSDEEGRVLRIDLKNLSIISLYIPSGNDMMKRLNFKFFFMEKFFLYIKKIKNQLNNLIICGDYNICHREIDIYDPIRNQKVSGFLPEERKWMTHLLNLGFIDSFRNFVQEAHHYSWWSYRYNARKNNKGWRIDYAMVSHSLKKQLINTYLMPEVKFSDHCPVVLEIFSKK, from the coding sequence ATGAAAATTATCAGTTATAATATCAATGGAATTCGATCTGGAATTAATAAAGGATTATTTAATTGGATTAAAAAAAATAAACCAGATATTTTATGTTTACAGGAAATAAAAGCATTTCCAGAACAAATAAATACGAGTATTTTTGATAGTTTGGGTTATAATCATTATTGGTATCCTTCGAAAAGAAAGGGATATAGTGGTGTAGGTATTTTATGCAAAGAAAAACCTATTCATGTAGAATATGGGATAGGATTGAATTCTTCAGATGAAGAGGGAAGAGTATTACGTATAGATCTAAAGAACTTATCAATAATTAGTCTTTATATTCCTTCAGGAAATGATATGATGAAAAGATTGAATTTTAAATTTTTTTTTATGGAAAAATTTTTTTTGTATATAAAAAAAATAAAAAATCAATTGAACAATCTCATTATTTGTGGAGATTATAATATTTGTCATCGTGAAATAGATATTTATGATCCTATTCGGAATCAAAAAGTTTCAGGTTTTTTACCGGAAGAAAGAAAATGGATGACTCATCTTTTAAATTTAGGATTCATAGATAGTTTTAGAAATTTTGTTCAAGAAGCACATCATTACAGTTGGTGGAGTTACCGTTATAATGCTAGAAAAAATAATAAAGGATGGAGAATTGATTATGCTATGGTTAGTCATTCATTAAAAAAGCAATTAATAAACACTTACCTTATGCCAGAGGTAAAATTTTCTGATCATTGTCCTGTTGTTTTAGAAATTTTTAGTAAAAAATGA
- a CDS encoding shikimate kinase — protein sequence MRITLIGYMGCGKTTIGKILSKELNLNFYDLDALIVESKNDSIYNIFKREGEFFFRKKERSILKTILKEKKKYVLSVGGGTPCFYNNIYLLNKYSNTFYLKTDSYTLFKRLFLEKKTRPIISHLSKNELFIFIIKHLSKRAYFYEKSLKKINVCGKTEYDIVQEIIKYIN from the coding sequence ATGAGGATTACTTTAATTGGATACATGGGATGTGGAAAAACTACTATAGGAAAAATACTTTCTAAAGAGTTAAATCTAAATTTTTATGATTTAGATGCTCTTATTGTTGAAAGTAAAAACGATTCTATTTACAATATTTTTAAAAGAGAAGGAGAATTCTTTTTTAGAAAGAAAGAACGTTCTATATTAAAAACAATTTTGAAAGAAAAAAAAAAATATGTTTTATCGGTAGGGGGAGGAACACCTTGTTTTTATAATAACATTTATTTATTGAATAAATATTCAAATACATTTTATTTAAAAACGGATAGTTATACTTTATTTAAAAGATTATTTTTAGAAAAAAAAACAAGACCTATAATATCTCATTTATCTAAAAATGAATTATTTATATTTATTATTAAACATTTATCGAAAAGAGCATATTTTTATGAAAAATCTTTGAAAAAAATAAATGTATGCGGAAAA
- the hisIE gene encoding bifunctional phosphoribosyl-AMP cyclohydrolase/phosphoribosyl-ATP diphosphatase HisIE: MINFKKGLIPAIVQDSKTNKVLMLGYMNQEAYEKSVDEKKVTFYSRSKKRLWTKGEISKNYLFIEDILVDCDEDTLLIKAKPAGPICHEGADTCWKEINNNNFLFHLENIISDRINEKKENSYIYQLLKTGINRISQKLGEEAVELIIESKDNNKNLFLNESADLLFHYLILLKKKGFIIQDVIDILENRHSKS, encoded by the coding sequence ATGATAAATTTTAAAAAAGGTTTGATTCCCGCAATTGTTCAAGATTCAAAAACAAATAAAGTATTAATGTTAGGTTATATGAATCAAGAAGCCTATGAAAAGAGTGTTGATGAAAAAAAAGTTACTTTTTACAGTAGATCGAAAAAAAGATTATGGACTAAAGGAGAAATTAGTAAAAATTATCTTTTTATTGAAGATATATTGGTAGATTGTGATGAAGATACATTATTAATTAAAGCAAAACCAGCAGGTCCTATTTGTCATGAAGGAGCGGATACATGTTGGAAAGAAATAAATAATAATAATTTTTTATTTCATTTGGAAAATATAATATCGGATAGAATTAACGAAAAAAAAGAAAATTCTTACATATATCAATTATTAAAAACAGGAATTAATAGAATATCCCAAAAATTAGGAGAAGAAGCCGTAGAACTTATCATTGAATCTAAAGATAATAATAAAAATTTATTTTTAAATGAATCTGCGGATTTACTTTTTCATTATCTTATTCTCTTGAAAAAAAAGGGATTTATAATACAAGACGTCATTGATATTCTGGAAAATAGACATTCAAAATCCTAA
- the hisC gene encoding histidinol-phosphate transaminase produces the protein MNKFNLNSLIRENILNLVPYISARTEHQKEKKSIFLDANENSFGAPLSFLNSYNRYPDPLQKELKKKISDFKNVSPSQIFLGNGSDEIIDLVYRIFSRPEVDHVIIFPPTYGMYEVSGKIHGVDVIKIFLTKENYQLNLDKIEKFVNPNSKILFICSPNNPTGNDIKREDIENITKKFTGIVVLDEAYIDFSKQKSLSMEIEKFPNLIIIQTLSKSWGLAGLRIGIAIASEAIIQWMNKVKHPYNISMVSQKMAIKALENRDLFFFHLKNIILEREYLQKSLKKIPIIQKVYPSSANFLLAKINFSSKNLYQYLMKKKIVVRDRSKIILCDNCLRITVGTHEENEYLIDQIQKYSIQKIKM, from the coding sequence ATGAATAAGTTTAATTTGAATTCACTAATCAGAGAAAATATTTTAAATCTGGTTCCTTATATATCTGCTAGAACAGAACATCAGAAAGAAAAGAAATCTATTTTTTTAGATGCTAATGAAAATTCATTCGGTGCTCCTTTATCTTTTTTAAATTCTTATAATAGATATCCGGATCCCTTACAGAAAGAATTGAAAAAAAAAATATCAGACTTTAAAAATGTTTCCCCATCTCAAATATTTTTGGGAAATGGAAGTGACGAAATTATTGATTTAGTCTATCGTATTTTTTCTCGTCCAGAAGTAGATCATGTTATTATTTTTCCTCCTACTTATGGTATGTATGAAGTAAGTGGAAAAATTCATGGAGTAGATGTCATAAAAATTTTTCTTACAAAAGAAAATTATCAATTAAATTTAGATAAAATAGAAAAATTCGTGAATCCGAATAGTAAAATTCTTTTTATTTGTTCTCCAAATAATCCTACTGGAAATGATATTAAAAGAGAGGATATTGAAAATATAACAAAAAAATTTACAGGAATTGTTGTTTTAGATGAGGCTTATATAGATTTTTCGAAACAAAAATCTTTATCTATGGAAATTGAAAAATTTCCAAATTTGATCATTATACAAACACTTTCTAAATCTTGGGGATTAGCAGGATTAAGAATAGGAATTGCTATTGCTTCTGAAGCTATTATTCAATGGATGAATAAAGTTAAACATCCATATAATATCAGTATGGTATCCCAAAAAATGGCTATCAAAGCTTTAGAAAACAGAGATTTATTTTTTTTTCATTTAAAAAATATTATTTTAGAAAGAGAATATCTGCAAAAATCCTTAAAAAAAATTCCTATCATACAAAAAGTATATCCTAGCTCCGCTAATTTTTTACTAGCGAAAATAAATTTTTCTTCAAAAAATCTATATCAATATCTAATGAAAAAAAAAATTGTTGTCAGAGATCGTTCTAAAATCATTTTATGTGATAATTGTTTAAGAATTACAGTAGGAACTCATGAAGAAAATGAGTATTTAATAGATCAAATTCAAAAATACTCCATTCAAAAAATAAAAATGTAA